A single genomic interval of bacterium harbors:
- a CDS encoding nuclear transport factor 2 family protein, whose translation MPGGVRGRDAIRARYADVLLYDGVPATQHVVTNLVVDAHGDDATARSRFTVFQACPDFPLQAIVTGASLWADGSSRRG comes from the coding sequence GTGCCCGGCGGCGTGCGCGGTCGCGACGCCATCCGCGCCCGCTACGCCGACGTGCTGCTCTACGACGGCGTACCCGCGACCCAGCACGTGGTGACGAACCTCGTCGTCGACGCGCACGGGGACGACGCCACCGCGCGCTCGCGCTTCACCGTCTTCCAGGCGTGTCCCGACTTTCCGCTGCAGGCGATCGTCACCGGCGCATCTTTGTGGGCTGACGGCTCGTCCCGTCGAGGCTAG
- a CDS encoding methyltransferase domain-containing protein has translation MRRHGATWISEESTVARVLAIRRHAGRAARAAELVVEAPLVARAYRYAAVRMDAPPSASFARLSWYGTGGRAQVVWRLGSGSATWVVDLRGTAWDGAGALARLEVAADVRDGVRLEWCALLGDLGQLGGGDLRWDLASRHLRGVGVECGALQHPLPLPPQARVFYLDRLTAAGARADYPELDGHPLTVPNVVGDVQRLPLRTASVDFHVGNHLLEHARDPIGGLEEMLRVVRPGGVLYVSVPDCANPLDRLRPVTPFEHLLADHEVEHDRAAEDAAHYREALRSAHPTMARAELDDFVGRMWAQSYSIHFHTFDEPAFRALLRWVGERCGARVIEFARNPGSEFDEYVACLRRVA, from the coding sequence GTGCGCCGCCACGGCGCCACGTGGATCAGCGAGGAGAGCACCGTCGCGAGGGTGCTGGCGATCCGGCGGCACGCGGGCCGTGCGGCTCGCGCGGCGGAGCTGGTGGTCGAGGCCCCGTTGGTGGCGCGCGCGTACCGCTACGCCGCCGTGCGCATGGACGCTCCGCCGTCCGCGAGCTTCGCCCGGCTGTCGTGGTACGGAACGGGCGGGCGTGCCCAGGTCGTGTGGCGGCTCGGGTCGGGTTCCGCGACGTGGGTCGTCGACCTGCGCGGCACCGCGTGGGACGGGGCAGGTGCCCTGGCGCGGCTCGAGGTCGCCGCGGATGTCCGGGACGGCGTGCGCCTCGAGTGGTGTGCGCTCCTCGGCGACCTCGGTCAGCTCGGGGGCGGCGACCTGCGCTGGGACCTCGCGTCGCGGCATCTCCGAGGGGTCGGCGTCGAATGCGGCGCGCTCCAGCATCCGCTGCCGTTGCCGCCGCAGGCGCGTGTTTTCTATCTCGACCGCCTGACGGCCGCCGGCGCGCGCGCGGACTATCCCGAGCTGGACGGTCATCCGCTGACCGTCCCGAACGTCGTGGGCGATGTGCAGCGACTGCCGTTGCGTACCGCCAGCGTCGACTTCCATGTCGGCAATCATCTCCTCGAGCACGCGCGGGATCCGATCGGCGGGCTCGAGGAGATGCTCCGGGTGGTGCGCCCGGGGGGTGTTCTGTACGTGTCGGTCCCGGACTGCGCCAATCCCCTCGATCGCCTCCGTCCCGTGACGCCGTTCGAGCATCTGCTCGCGGACCACGAGGTCGAGCACGATCGTGCGGCGGAGGATGCCGCGCACTACCGCGAGGCGCTGCGGAGCGCCCACCCGACGATGGCACGCGCGGAGCTCGACGATTTCGTCGGCCGGATGTGGGCACAGTCCTACAGCATCCACTTCCACACCTTCGACGAGCCTGCCTTCCGCGCGCTCCTACGCTGGGTCGGAGAGCGGTGCGGGGCACGCGTCATCGAGTTCGCGCGCAATCCCGGATCCGAGTTCGACGAGTACGTCGCCTGTCTGCGCCGCGTCGCCTGA
- a CDS encoding DMT family protein, with product MLLLVCSNLFMTAAWYGHLRFASAPVVVAILVSWGIALFEYCFQVPANRIGYQVASAYQLKIIQEAVSLLVFMGFAAFWLGEGPQPKYVLSFLLVLAAVAVAR from the coding sequence ATGCTCCTCCTCGTGTGCTCGAATCTGTTCATGACCGCGGCGTGGTACGGGCATCTGCGCTTCGCGAGTGCACCGGTGGTGGTGGCGATCCTGGTCAGCTGGGGCATCGCGCTCTTCGAGTACTGCTTCCAGGTGCCGGCGAACCGCATCGGCTACCAGGTCGCGTCGGCCTATCAGCTGAAGATCATCCAGGAGGCCGTGTCTCTGCTGGTCTTCATGGGCTTCGCGGCGTTCTGGCTGGGGGAGGGGCCGCAGCCGAAGTACGTCCTCTCCTTCCTGCTCGTGCTGGCAGCGGTGGCGGTGGCGCGATGA
- a CDS encoding helix-turn-helix transcriptional regulator, translating to MAVRVTTHAAPTGGFRFCEARLPHLAGVADVLWHFAGPTTAARKRILPSATLELLVNLGDPYVAHERDGDRTLRCAWVAGVHTTAAVCSQPARQDVLGVRLRPAAAAAVLGVPVGTLAERTVALDDVLGREAGALAERCHAARSMEARLRVVADWVQDRVRKAHSVARPIVWATAEIVRRGGAVPIAELREETGFSKARLVGGFREHVGVSPKVYARLVRFRRVSELLQRGGMPLAEVALAAGYYDQPHMTSDFHALSGLTPTAFLAARHPVGDGSTARDAVG from the coding sequence GTGGCCGTTCGCGTGACGACGCACGCCGCCCCGACGGGCGGGTTCCGCTTCTGCGAGGCCCGCTTGCCGCATCTCGCCGGCGTGGCCGACGTGCTGTGGCACTTCGCGGGGCCCACGACCGCGGCGCGCAAACGCATCCTGCCGAGCGCGACCCTGGAGCTGCTGGTGAACCTCGGCGATCCGTACGTCGCCCACGAGCGCGACGGCGACCGCACCCTGCGGTGCGCGTGGGTCGCGGGCGTGCACACGACCGCCGCGGTGTGCTCGCAGCCCGCGCGGCAGGACGTGCTGGGCGTGCGGCTGCGTCCCGCGGCGGCGGCCGCCGTGCTCGGCGTGCCCGTCGGCACGCTCGCCGAGCGGACGGTCGCTCTCGACGACGTCCTCGGCCGCGAGGCCGGGGCGCTCGCCGAGCGCTGCCACGCGGCGCGCTCGATGGAGGCGCGACTGCGCGTCGTCGCCGACTGGGTGCAGGACCGCGTCCGCAAGGCGCACTCGGTGGCGCGGCCGATCGTGTGGGCGACGGCGGAGATCGTGCGGCGCGGCGGGGCGGTGCCGATCGCGGAGCTGCGCGAGGAGACGGGGTTCTCGAAGGCGCGCCTCGTCGGCGGCTTCCGCGAGCACGTCGGCGTGTCGCCGAAGGTCTACGCCCGGCTCGTGCGCTTCCGCCGCGTGAGCGAGCTGCTCCAGCGCGGCGGCATGCCGCTCGCCGAGGTCGCGCTCGCGGCCGGCTACTACGATCAGCCGCACATGACGTCCGACTTCCATGCCCTGAGCGGCCTCACGCCCACGGCGTTCCTGGCCGCCCGCCACCCGGTCGGCGACGGCTCGACGGCCCGCGACGCCGTCGGCTGA
- a CDS encoding alpha/beta hydrolase, with amino-acid sequence MRALLVVVLALVLAASAAAAPRSDVFTRVRHGYADSDGVPIHYAALGRRGPLIVMIHGFPDFWYSWRDQMAPLSRRYRVVAMDLRGYNLSGQPSGVASYALGLLVNDVAAVIRANRATEAIVVGHDWGGAVAWSFAMTRPEMTTRLIILNSPHPRGLLRELRENPRQEANSAYARFFQQEGSHLGLTPESLASGFADPTVRARYAEAFRRSSFEGMVAYYKANYPRAPYADLPLPAVTMPTLVIHGLRDQFLLADCLDGMWNWVARGVTLVTVPEAAHFVQHDAPALVTKTIKSWLASEGLPR; translated from the coding sequence ATGCGTGCCCTGCTCGTCGTCGTCCTCGCCCTCGTCCTCGCCGCCTCGGCCGCGGCCGCGCCGCGCAGCGACGTCTTCACGCGCGTCCGCCACGGCTACGCCGACAGCGACGGCGTCCCGATCCACTATGCCGCGCTCGGGCGACGCGGGCCGCTGATCGTCATGATCCACGGCTTCCCGGACTTCTGGTACTCGTGGCGCGACCAGATGGCCCCGCTCTCGCGGCGCTACCGCGTCGTGGCGATGGACCTCCGCGGCTACAACCTGAGCGGTCAGCCGAGCGGCGTCGCATCGTACGCTCTCGGCCTGCTCGTGAACGACGTCGCCGCCGTCATCCGCGCGAACCGCGCCACGGAAGCGATCGTCGTCGGCCACGACTGGGGCGGCGCGGTCGCCTGGAGCTTCGCCATGACGCGCCCCGAGATGACGACGCGTCTCATCATCCTCAACTCCCCGCACCCGCGCGGCCTCCTGCGCGAGCTGCGCGAGAACCCGCGGCAGGAGGCGAACAGCGCCTACGCCCGGTTCTTCCAGCAGGAGGGCTCGCACCTCGGGCTCACCCCGGAGAGCCTCGCATCCGGGTTCGCCGACCCCACCGTGCGCGCGCGCTACGCCGAGGCCTTCCGGCGCTCGAGCTTCGAAGGCATGGTCGCCTACTACAAGGCCAACTACCCGCGCGCGCCGTACGCCGACCTGCCGCTGCCGGCGGTGACCATGCCGACGCTCGTCATTCACGGTCTGCGCGATCAGTTCCTGCTCGCCGACTGTCTCGACGGCATGTGGAACTGGGTCGCGCGCGGCGTGACGCTGGTCACCGTGCCGGAGGCCGCGCATTTCGTGCAGCACGACGCACCGGCGCTGGTCACGAAGACGATCAAGAGCTGGCTCGCGAGCGAGGGCTTGCCGCGCTGA